The following is a genomic window from Acidimicrobiales bacterium.
GGCCTGCACCGAGCACGCCGCCCGCCGCTGACGTGGCTGCGCCGGGATCGGGACCGATCGGGCCGTACCCGGGACGGGTGGGGGAGGACCCCGAGGCCCGGGCCGACTACGACAAGCTGCGCCGCCGGGTGCTGTGGACGTTCCCGTCGGGGCTCTACGTGGTCGGCTCCCGCCACGGCGACCGCCGCAACGGCATGACCACCAACTGGGTCAGCCAGGTCAGCTTCGAGCCCAAGCTGGTGGCGGTGGGCATCGAGAAGCCGGCCCTGACCCACGAGCTGGTGGAGCGGGGCGGCGCCTTCAGCGTGTGCACCGTGGCCCGCGACGACCGGGCCATCGTCCGCAAGTTCACCAAGCCGGTCGAGGTCGACACCGGGGCCATGACCCTCAACGGCTTCCCGTTCCACGACGGCGTCACCGGCGTGCCGATCCTGGACCAGAGCCCCGCCTACGTGGAGTGCGAGGTGCGCCAGGCCGTGGACTGCGGCGGCCACACCCTGTTCCTGGGCGAGGTGGTCGAGGCCCTCTTCCAGGCCGCCGAGGACACCGAGGTGCTCCGCATGGAGGACACCCGCATGTCCTACGGCGGCTGACCGCCGGGGGAGCGGGACCCCGGCCCCCCGTCTCCTAGGGTGCCGGCCATGGCGAACGGCTCCGTCCCCCCTGGTCCCGCCCGGCTCCCGGCCTCGGGGGTGCCGGCCGACGAGCTGCTGCGCCGCATCGACGACACCCGGGCCGCCGACCTCGACTGGCGGGGCGGGCGGGCCTTCAGCCTGGTCTACAACTCCGGCGACGAGGGCCACGAGGCCCTCCTCCATGCCGTGGCCGACCGGTACCTCCACGAGAACGCCCTCAACCCGCTGCGCTACCCCAGCCTCCTGCAGATGGAGCTGGACCTGGTGGCCATGGGCGGGGCCCTGCTCCACACCGGCGACGACTGCGGCGCCGTCACCGCCGGCGGGTCGTTCAGCATCTTCTGCGCCGTGCAGGTGGCCCGCGACCACAACCGGGCCACCCGCGGCATCGCCGAGCCCCAGGTGCTGGCCCCGGCCACCGCCCACCCGGCCTTCGCCAAGGCCTGCAAGTACCTCGACATCGAGCTGGTGCTGGCCCCGGTGGGCCCCGACGGCCGGGTCGACGTGGACGCCATGGCCGGGTTGGTCACCGACCGCACCGGCCTGCTGGTGGCCTCGGCCCCCAACTACCCCTACGGCGTGATCGACCCGGTCCCGGAGGTGGCCGCCCTGGCCGCCGAGCGGGGGATCCTGTGCCACGTGGACGCCTGCCTGGGCGGCTTCCTCCTGCCCTTCTGGGAGGAGGTGGGCGAGCCGGTGCCGCCGTGGGACTTCCGGGTCGAGGGCGTGACCTCCATGTCGGCCGACATCCACAAGTACGGCTACACGTTCAAGGGCGCCTCCCTGGTCCTGTACCGCGACCGGGACCTGCTCCGGCACCAGCACTTCTGGTACGACGACTGGCCCGGCGGGCTCTACGCCTCGTCCACCCCGGCCGGCACCCGCCCCGCCCCGCCCATCGCCGGGGCCTGGGCCGCCCTCCACCACCTGGGCCGGGACGGCTTCGTCCGCCTCA
Proteins encoded in this region:
- a CDS encoding flavin reductase family protein produces the protein MGEDPEARADYDKLRRRVLWTFPSGLYVVGSRHGDRRNGMTTNWVSQVSFEPKLVAVGIEKPALTHELVERGGAFSVCTVARDDRAIVRKFTKPVEVDTGAMTLNGFPFHDGVTGVPILDQSPAYVECEVRQAVDCGGHTLFLGEVVEALFQAAEDTEVLRMEDTRMSYGG
- a CDS encoding aminotransferase class V-fold PLP-dependent enzyme encodes the protein MANGSVPPGPARLPASGVPADELLRRIDDTRAADLDWRGGRAFSLVYNSGDEGHEALLHAVADRYLHENALNPLRYPSLLQMELDLVAMGGALLHTGDDCGAVTAGGSFSIFCAVQVARDHNRATRGIAEPQVLAPATAHPAFAKACKYLDIELVLAPVGPDGRVDVDAMAGLVTDRTGLLVASAPNYPYGVIDPVPEVAALAAERGILCHVDACLGGFLLPFWEEVGEPVPPWDFRVEGVTSMSADIHKYGYTFKGASLVLYRDRDLLRHQHFWYDDWPGGLYASSTPAGTRPAPPIAGAWAALHHLGRDGFVRLTESVAEAKRRFLAGIEAAEGAVVDPVPDAPVFQVTTPGRSHDAVGDAMDTRGWHLDRQQGGLHVMLSPYHLQVADRFAADLAESLAAVPVGEGGPADSTVSTYGGIA